A genomic window from Anoplolepis gracilipes chromosome 6, ASM4749672v1, whole genome shotgun sequence includes:
- the LOC140666751 gene encoding uncharacterized protein has protein sequence MTDILNIADEPIFDDRIVKIETHSYNPFANTTFGHSDEIRIPIQQQDLYTMPYESFLYIEGKLKIKKPTAGSDVVLQNNCVAFIFDEIRYELDGVEIDQNRNVGITSMHKNYVTISSDRSVIMKNAGWSEPTIVDGHFNFCVPLYMLLGFCEDYRRIVINACHELILIRSRNDNNCLLGASTLEPVLNIFKIQWRMPHVLLSEIKKLPMLRALESGRYLSMGFRSWDLYEFRLLQRTPKHSWAIKTATQLKKPRYVIFALQTGRKNVMSEDASKFDVCKLTNVKLYLNSECYPYDDMNLDFDKNRWSILYDTYARFCKNYYGYEYLEPSLTVSLFLHYGPFVIIDYSRQNESVKSATVDVRLEFECKENVSNNTTAYCLIIHDRVIQYNPLTNVAQNYLSVCDNNLERGEAGYKSKCYEMVVILLN, from the coding sequence atgactgacattctcaacatcgcggacgagccaatctttgacgatcgcatcgtcaagattgagactcactcCTATAAtccattcgccaacacaacgttcggacacagtgatgagataagaatacccatacaacaacaggatctgtatacaatgccgtacgagagtttcttatacatcgagggaaAATTGAAGATAAAGAAGCCAACTGCCGGTTCCGatgtggtactgcaaaataattgcgttgcattcatatttgacgagattcgatacgaactcgatggtgtggagattgatcagaatagaaacgtgggaataacaagtatgcacaaaaactatgtaacaatatcatctgatagaagcgtgattatgaAAAATGCTGGATGGAGTGAGCCAACTATTGTGgatggacactttaatttttgtgtacCGCtttacatgttattgggattttgcgaggattacagacgcatagtaattaacgcttgtcacgagttgatcttaatacgatcgcgcaatgacaacaattgtctgcttggagcttcgacgctggagcctgtgctcaacatattcaagatacaatggcgaatgccacatgtgttgttgagtgaaattaaaaagctgcctatgctgcgcgctctggaaagcggacgctacctcagcatgggttttcgctcgtgggatctgtacgagtttcggctgttgcagcgtacacccaagcattcgtgggccattaagaccgcgactcagctgaagaaaccacgatacgttatctttgctctgcagacaggccggaagaatgttatgtccgaggatgcgagtaaattcgacgtctgtaaattaacaaacgtgaaactctatctgaactcggaatgttatccgtacgatgacatgaatctggatttcgataaaaacagatggtcgattctgtacgacacgtacgcgcgtttctgcaaaaactattacggatatgagtacctcgaaccgagtctcaccgtctcactgtttctacattacggtccgtttgtgatcatcgattattctcgacaaaacgaatcggtcaagagtgcaaccgtggatgtgcgattggaatttgagtgtaaggagaatgtgtctaataatacgactgcgtactgtctcatcatacacgatcgcgtgatccagtacaacccgttgaccaacgttgcgcaaaattacctaagtgtttgcgacaataatttagagagagggGAAGCAGGATATAAATCCAAGTGTTATGAGATGGTTGTCATTCTTCTTAACTGA